One Lacunisphaera limnophila DNA window includes the following coding sequences:
- a CDS encoding TonB-dependent receptor: MSFRHSFSLTFLALAAVAGRAQTVPPAPPADPLHLDDLVVTASPLARGADEISAPTHVLAGDALARRQQGTLGETLAGLPGVDSTYFGPGASRPVIRGLGGDRIRVLTGGVGTLDASVVSPDHAVSLDPLLIDRVEVVRGPAALLYGGGAIGGVVNVIDGRIPEALPAGPVTGRLEVRGDTAADERTTAGVLTGAAGQFAWRLDGFRRLTGDIDIPGFAETAALRAEHELEEAEHAGEEHEEEAPAFGTLPNTATETNGAAFGLSYIGGRGHLGFSYSGLDSLYGVPGHEHHEEEPAAGEAEDEDAGHDEHGGVRIDLRQRRGDVHGEWLAPVGLLRAARFQLGVADYEHTELEGDEIGTRFTNQAHEGRLELLHEKVGDFEGALGWQFARSDFAAAGAEAFMPPSVTRQQAVFLYEERGRGDWTAQFGARVEWQKITPAAVSGLPARRHTGETFTAGLIWRVSEAGSLALSASANERAPNAQELYADGPHAGTGAYELGDPTLGTEQSRGLDLSYRHRRGAVTGELSVFLNRFDGYIYEAATGAEEDGLPVYAFVQRDAELYGAEAELVFHLHETKETVADVRVMADSVRATNTSDDTPLPRTTPVRLGLGFDWQHGPWSVSADWRHVVKADRLAPGETASPAYDMVGIGTAWRFTAGRTHGELFVQGRNLLDETARVHASFLKDLAPLPGRNFTAGVRFSF, encoded by the coding sequence ATGTCTTTCCGTCATTCCTTTTCCCTTACCTTTCTGGCGCTCGCCGCAGTCGCGGGGCGCGCCCAAACCGTGCCGCCGGCCCCGCCGGCGGACCCGCTCCATCTCGACGATCTGGTCGTCACGGCCAGTCCGCTCGCCCGCGGCGCCGATGAAATCAGCGCACCGACCCACGTGCTGGCAGGCGACGCCCTCGCGCGGCGCCAGCAGGGCACCCTCGGGGAAACACTCGCCGGTCTGCCCGGCGTGGACTCCACCTATTTCGGGCCTGGCGCCAGCCGGCCGGTCATCCGCGGCCTCGGCGGCGACCGCATCCGTGTGCTCACGGGCGGCGTCGGCACGCTCGACGCCTCCGTCGTGAGCCCCGACCACGCCGTGAGCCTGGATCCCCTGCTGATCGACCGCGTCGAGGTCGTGCGCGGCCCGGCCGCCTTGCTTTACGGCGGCGGCGCCATCGGCGGCGTGGTCAACGTCATCGACGGCCGTATTCCCGAGGCCCTGCCGGCCGGACCCGTCACGGGCCGGCTCGAGGTGCGGGGTGACACCGCGGCCGACGAGCGTACGACGGCCGGCGTCCTGACCGGCGCCGCCGGCCAGTTTGCCTGGCGGCTCGACGGTTTCCGCCGCCTGACGGGGGACATCGACATCCCCGGCTTTGCGGAGACGGCGGCCCTGCGCGCCGAGCATGAACTTGAGGAGGCAGAACACGCCGGCGAGGAGCACGAGGAGGAGGCCCCGGCCTTCGGCACGCTGCCCAACACCGCGACGGAGACGAACGGCGCCGCCTTCGGCCTGAGCTACATCGGCGGCCGGGGCCACCTCGGCTTCAGCTACAGCGGTTTGGACTCCCTGTATGGCGTGCCCGGCCACGAGCATCACGAGGAGGAGCCCGCGGCCGGCGAGGCGGAGGATGAGGACGCAGGTCATGACGAGCACGGCGGCGTGCGCATCGATCTGCGGCAGCGCCGCGGGGACGTGCACGGCGAGTGGCTGGCCCCCGTGGGTCTCCTGCGCGCCGCCCGCTTCCAGTTGGGCGTGGCAGACTATGAGCATACCGAGCTCGAGGGGGACGAGATCGGCACCCGTTTCACCAACCAGGCCCATGAGGGCCGGCTCGAGCTGCTGCACGAGAAGGTCGGTGACTTCGAGGGCGCCCTCGGCTGGCAATTTGCCCGGAGTGATTTCGCCGCGGCCGGTGCGGAGGCCTTCATGCCGCCGTCCGTGACGCGGCAGCAGGCCGTCTTCCTCTATGAGGAACGCGGGCGGGGTGACTGGACGGCGCAGTTCGGCGCCCGCGTCGAATGGCAGAAGATCACGCCCGCAGCCGTCTCCGGCCTGCCGGCGCGCCGCCACACGGGGGAGACCTTCACGGCCGGCCTGATCTGGCGCGTGAGCGAGGCGGGCAGCCTGGCCTTGTCGGCGTCGGCCAATGAGCGTGCCCCCAACGCGCAGGAACTCTACGCTGACGGTCCGCATGCCGGCACCGGCGCCTACGAGCTGGGCGATCCCACGTTGGGCACCGAGCAGTCCCGCGGCCTCGACCTTAGCTACCGCCACCGCCGCGGCGCGGTCACGGGCGAGCTCAGCGTGTTTTTGAACCGCTTCGACGGCTACATCTACGAGGCGGCCACCGGGGCCGAGGAGGACGGCCTGCCCGTCTACGCCTTTGTGCAGCGCGACGCCGAGCTCTACGGCGCCGAGGCCGAGCTGGTGTTCCATCTGCACGAGACCAAGGAGACGGTCGCCGATGTCCGGGTGATGGCCGACAGCGTGCGGGCGACGAACACGTCGGACGACACGCCGTTGCCGCGCACCACGCCGGTGCGCCTCGGCTTGGGCTTCGACTGGCAGCACGGCCCGTGGTCCGTGTCGGCCGATTGGCGGCACGTGGTCAAAGCGGACCGCCTCGCCCCCGGCGAGACCGCCTCGCCCGCCTACGACATGGTTGGTATCGGCACCGCTTGGCGCTTCACCGCCGGCCGGACCCACGGCGAGCTGTTCGTGCAGGGCCGCAACCTCCTCGACGAGACCGCCCGCGTGCACGCCTCCTTCCTGAAGGACCTCGCCCCGCTGCCCGGCCGGAACTTCACCGCCGGCGTGCGCTTCAGCTTCTGA
- a CDS encoding peroxiredoxin family protein, protein MKTLLCLLSLLAPAWLAAEQPGLKVGETAPDFTLASSAGGSLSLKTALAQGPVALIFVRSADWCPFCRRQLEDLQTARAAIEAAGVQLIAVSYDAPATGAAAAKKLGLIYPLLADPDSKVISAYGILNHEVSGKGAGIAHPVAYILDRQGVIRAKLMRDNYRDRPESAELIAAAKALP, encoded by the coding sequence ATGAAAACGCTCCTCTGTCTCCTTTCCCTGCTGGCCCCCGCCTGGCTCGCCGCCGAACAACCGGGGCTCAAGGTCGGCGAAACCGCGCCGGATTTCACGCTCGCCAGCTCGGCCGGCGGATCCCTCTCGCTCAAGACCGCCCTCGCCCAGGGCCCGGTCGCCCTGATTTTCGTGCGCTCGGCCGACTGGTGCCCCTTTTGCCGCCGGCAGCTCGAGGACCTGCAAACCGCCCGCGCAGCCATCGAGGCCGCCGGCGTCCAGCTGATCGCCGTGAGCTACGATGCCCCGGCCACGGGCGCCGCGGCGGCGAAAAAGCTCGGCCTCATCTACCCGCTCCTCGCCGACCCCGACAGCAAAGTGATCTCCGCCTACGGCATCCTCAACCACGAGGTCAGCGGCAAGGGCGCCGGCATCGCGCACCCCGTCGCCTATATTCTCGACCGTCAGGGCGTCATCCGCGCGAAGCTCATGCGCGACAACTACCGCGACCGCCCCGAGAGCGCGGAGCTCATCGCCGCAGCCAAAGCACTCCCGTAG
- a CDS encoding ABC transporter permease: MILNLIYRSLRQHALSTLVTAGSIALAAGLLLTVWVVKTQSQSVFAATNSGFDAVLGARGSKLQLVLNAIFHLEASPGNLAAADYEGIRRHPAIKTAIPIAVGDNYEGWRIVGTLPALFAVEYRPGRNYAVAPGGKLFAEGTREAVVGAYAAKQLGWKAGDTFQPYHGLAFDPKAQHEETYTITAILEPTGTPVDRVIWIPLAGVQTMGGHDARAANDVSAVLIQLRAPTAGLMLDMMINKQGNKMTFAYPIGAIVADLFNKISWVDQVLTLLAWVVAAVASASVLVSIYNSMSARQRDIAILRALGARRRTVFGAVVGEAAVIGLLGAVAGFAVFAAFAAVVAGIIQAQTGVVLEPLKWNPIFWWGPATFVGLCALGGLVPAIKAYRVPVAETIAPVS, encoded by the coding sequence ATGATTCTCAACCTCATCTACCGCAGCCTCCGCCAGCACGCGCTCTCGACGCTCGTGACGGCCGGGAGCATCGCGCTCGCGGCCGGGCTGCTGCTCACGGTGTGGGTGGTGAAGACGCAGTCGCAGTCCGTGTTCGCCGCGACCAACTCCGGGTTTGACGCCGTGCTCGGCGCGCGCGGGTCGAAGCTGCAGCTGGTGCTCAACGCCATCTTCCACCTCGAGGCCTCGCCGGGCAACCTGGCCGCGGCCGACTACGAGGGCATCCGCCGCCACCCGGCGATCAAGACGGCCATCCCGATCGCCGTGGGCGACAACTACGAGGGCTGGCGCATCGTGGGCACGCTGCCCGCCTTGTTCGCGGTCGAGTACCGGCCCGGGCGGAATTACGCGGTCGCCCCCGGCGGCAAGCTGTTCGCCGAGGGCACGCGGGAGGCGGTCGTCGGCGCCTATGCGGCAAAACAGCTGGGCTGGAAGGCGGGCGACACCTTTCAACCCTACCACGGGCTGGCCTTCGATCCGAAGGCGCAGCATGAGGAAACCTACACGATCACCGCCATCCTCGAGCCGACCGGCACGCCGGTGGACCGGGTGATCTGGATCCCGCTGGCGGGCGTGCAGACGATGGGCGGACACGATGCGCGCGCCGCCAATGACGTGAGCGCCGTGCTCATCCAGCTGCGCGCACCCACGGCCGGCCTCATGCTCGACATGATGATCAACAAGCAGGGTAACAAAATGACCTTTGCCTATCCCATCGGCGCCATCGTGGCCGACCTGTTCAACAAGATCAGCTGGGTGGACCAGGTGCTGACGCTTCTCGCGTGGGTGGTCGCAGCGGTGGCGTCGGCCTCGGTGCTGGTGAGCATCTACAATTCCATGAGCGCCCGCCAGCGCGACATCGCCATCCTGCGCGCGCTCGGGGCGCGGCGGCGGACCGTCTTCGGCGCCGTGGTGGGCGAGGCGGCCGTCATCGGCCTGCTCGGCGCGGTCGCGGGTTTCGCGGTGTTCGCCGCCTTTGCCGCGGTCGTGGCCGGCATCATCCAGGCGCAAACGGGCGTGGTGCTGGAGCCGCTGAAATGGAATCCGATCTTCTGGTGGGGCCCGGCGACCTTCGTCGGGTTGTGCGCCCTGGGCGGCCTCGTGCCGGCGATCAAGGCATACCGCGTGCCGGTGGCCGAGACGATCGCCCCGGTCTCGTGA
- a CDS encoding ABC transporter ATP-binding protein: MSLLAVRDLTKAYGPHRVVDVAAFGLEAGAQVALRGESGSGKTTFLHLLAGILAPDAGRIELAGRDLASLGEAGRDRLRAETIGYIFQTFNLLQGHTVLENVELGMAFGRGVDRAHATALLRRVGLGDKLAHFPRQLSTGQQQRVAVARALANRPKLVLADEPTGNLDARNSREALALIREVCREEGAALLLVSHDEGVLSQFEGVTDFTQLNRVERPAAS, encoded by the coding sequence ATGTCCCTCCTTGCCGTCCGTGATCTGACCAAGGCCTACGGCCCCCACCGTGTGGTGGACGTGGCGGCGTTTGGCCTCGAAGCGGGCGCGCAGGTGGCGCTCCGCGGGGAAAGCGGGTCGGGCAAGACGACCTTCCTGCATCTCCTCGCCGGCATCCTCGCCCCCGACGCCGGCCGCATCGAGCTGGCCGGCCGCGACCTCGCGAGTCTCGGCGAGGCGGGGCGCGACCGGTTGCGGGCCGAGACCATCGGCTACATATTCCAGACCTTCAATCTGCTGCAGGGGCACACGGTCCTCGAGAACGTGGAACTCGGCATGGCCTTCGGCCGCGGCGTGGACCGGGCGCATGCGACCGCGCTGCTCCGGCGGGTGGGGCTCGGCGACAAGCTGGCGCATTTCCCCCGGCAGCTCTCGACCGGCCAGCAGCAGCGCGTGGCCGTGGCCCGCGCGCTGGCCAACCGGCCGAAGCTGGTGCTCGCCGACGAGCCGACGGGCAACCTCGATGCGCGGAACAGCCGCGAGGCGCTGGCGCTCATCCGCGAGGTTTGCCGCGAGGAAGGGGCCGCGCTCCTGCTGGTGAGCCACGACGAGGGGGTGTTGAGCCAGTTCGAGGGTGTCACCGATTTCACCCAGCTGAACCGGGTCGAACGTCCGGCCGCGTCATGA
- a CDS encoding sodium-translocating pyrophosphatase, producing MQSSLFWLTPASSLLALGVAALFYRSMKAAPEGTPRMVEIASHVRAGAMAYLRQQYKVVGIFFLVLTLLFAWLAYGLNLQNHWVPFAFLTGGFFSGLAGFFGMKTATYAAARVAHAASHSLDAGLRLAFRSGAVMGLVVVGLALLDISVWFLVLSHYVEDADPAHKLLLITTTMLTFGMGASLQALFARVGGGIFTKAADVGADLVGKVEAGIPEDDPRNPATIADNVGDNVGDVAGMGADLYESYVGSILATAALGAAAYAQAGDPANAYKAVIAPMVVAAIGTVFSIIGMYAVRVKSGSTQRDLLNALGRGINLSSALILVFSYVVLRQLDLPNYVGIWGAIVTGLITGLVIGKVTEYFTSQEYSPTKGIADNATTGPATVIISGLGTGMLSTVVPVVAIVIGTALSYCFAAGSWHFSPASMAMGLYGVGIAAVGMLSTLGITLATDAYGPIADNAGGNAEMAGLDPEVRKRTDALDSLGNTTAATGKGFAIGSAALTALALLASYVEELKIAMIHAGQVTMEVAGVAVPTATATLTEFMNHFEVNLMNPKVLLGMFLGSMVSFVFCGLTINAVGRAAASMVEEVRRQFKAKPGILQGKDLPDYARCVAISTAGAQREMIIPSLLAVIIPIATGLIFGVPGVFGLLGGALSTGFVLAVFMANSGGAWDNAKKYIEEGHHGGKGSLAHKAAIIGDTVGDPFKDTAGPSLNILIKLMSMVSIVTAGVNIAYTLF from the coding sequence ATGCAATCGTCCTTGTTCTGGCTCACCCCTGCCTCCTCGCTCCTCGCCCTGGGCGTCGCGGCCCTTTTCTACCGCAGCATGAAGGCCGCCCCGGAAGGCACTCCCCGCATGGTGGAGATCGCCTCCCATGTGCGCGCCGGCGCCATGGCCTACCTGCGCCAGCAATACAAGGTAGTCGGCATCTTCTTCCTGGTGCTGACCCTCCTGTTCGCCTGGCTCGCGTACGGGCTCAACCTGCAGAATCACTGGGTGCCCTTCGCCTTCCTCACCGGCGGCTTTTTCTCCGGCCTGGCTGGGTTCTTCGGCATGAAGACCGCGACCTACGCCGCGGCGCGCGTCGCCCATGCCGCCAGCCACTCGCTGGATGCCGGCCTCCGCCTCGCCTTCCGGAGTGGCGCGGTCATGGGGCTGGTTGTCGTCGGCCTCGCCCTCCTCGACATCTCTGTCTGGTTCCTCGTACTGAGCCACTACGTCGAGGACGCCGATCCGGCCCACAAGCTCCTTTTGATCACCACCACCATGCTGACCTTCGGCATGGGCGCCTCGCTGCAGGCGCTGTTCGCCCGCGTGGGCGGCGGCATCTTCACCAAGGCCGCCGACGTCGGCGCCGACCTGGTCGGCAAGGTCGAGGCCGGCATCCCCGAGGACGACCCGCGCAACCCCGCCACGATCGCCGACAACGTCGGCGACAACGTCGGCGATGTCGCCGGCATGGGCGCCGACCTTTACGAGTCCTACGTCGGTTCCATCCTCGCCACCGCCGCGCTGGGCGCGGCCGCCTACGCCCAGGCGGGCGACCCGGCCAACGCCTACAAGGCCGTCATCGCGCCGATGGTCGTCGCCGCCATCGGCACGGTCTTCTCGATCATCGGCATGTATGCCGTGCGCGTGAAATCCGGCTCGACGCAGCGCGACCTGCTCAACGCCCTCGGCCGCGGCATCAACCTGAGCTCGGCCCTCATCCTCGTTTTCTCCTACGTCGTGCTGCGCCAGCTCGACCTGCCCAACTACGTTGGCATCTGGGGCGCCATCGTCACGGGCCTCATCACCGGCCTGGTGATCGGCAAGGTCACCGAGTATTTCACCTCGCAGGAATACAGCCCGACCAAGGGCATTGCGGACAATGCCACCACCGGCCCCGCCACCGTGATCATTTCCGGTCTCGGCACGGGCATGCTCTCCACCGTGGTCCCCGTCGTCGCCATCGTGATCGGCACGGCCCTGTCCTACTGCTTCGCCGCCGGCAGCTGGCATTTCTCCCCGGCCAGCATGGCCATGGGCCTCTACGGCGTCGGCATCGCCGCGGTCGGCATGCTCTCCACCCTGGGCATCACGCTCGCCACCGACGCCTACGGCCCCATCGCCGACAACGCCGGCGGCAACGCCGAGATGGCCGGCCTCGACCCCGAGGTCCGCAAGCGCACCGACGCGCTCGATTCGCTGGGCAACACCACCGCCGCCACCGGCAAGGGGTTTGCCATCGGTTCGGCCGCCCTCACAGCCCTTGCGCTGCTCGCCTCCTACGTCGAGGAACTGAAGATCGCCATGATCCATGCCGGCCAGGTCACGATGGAGGTCGCCGGCGTGGCGGTGCCCACGGCCACGGCCACGCTCACCGAGTTCATGAATCATTTCGAGGTGAACCTGATGAACCCCAAGGTCCTGCTCGGCATGTTCCTGGGCTCGATGGTTTCCTTCGTGTTCTGCGGGCTCACCATCAACGCCGTCGGCCGCGCCGCCGCCAGCATGGTCGAGGAGGTCCGCCGCCAGTTCAAGGCCAAGCCCGGCATCCTCCAGGGCAAGGACCTGCCGGACTACGCGCGGTGCGTCGCGATCTCGACCGCCGGGGCGCAGCGGGAGATGATCATCCCCTCGCTCCTCGCCGTCATCATCCCGATCGCCACGGGTCTCATCTTCGGCGTGCCCGGCGTGTTCGGCTTGCTCGGCGGCGCCCTCTCCACCGGTTTCGTGCTCGCGGTCTTCATGGCCAACTCCGGCGGCGCGTGGGACAACGCCAAGAAGTACATCGAGGAAGGTCACCACGGCGGCAAGGGCTCCCTGGCCCACAAGGCCGCCATCATTGGCGACACGGTCGGCGATCCCTTCAAGGACACGGCCGGTCCGAGCCTCAACATCCTCATCAAGCTGATGAGCATGGTTTCAATCGTCACCGCCGGCGTGAACATTGCCTACACTCTCTTCTAA
- the rhlP gene encoding rhombotarget lipoprotein (RhlP (RHombo-target LipoProtein) is a family of predicted lipoproteins that, in general, co-occurs with a form of rhombosortase, and that has an apparent cleavage site for that enzyme, a GlyGly motif, near the C-terminus.), with amino-acid sequence MHSPLLPRPGLRRLLLPALAVALAFSLAGCVGMWGQRRHHESSSVVQFLYPDQDLPFVQPAIPTLRLPLRIGVAFVPAGLSGGRGFSHIQANFTELQKTELMRKVSAQFKTLPFVQSIEIIPATYLRPGGGFTNLDQLRTMLGIDVIALIAYDQAQSSDDTEASLAYWTIVGSYVVPGQRNSTHTLMEAAVYDIPSRSLLFRAPGTSTIQNHATLVRNAHELKKSSAAGIEQASAQMTAALAQELELFKVRAREEPATVKIEHKPGYTGGGSLDAGFSLVLLVLLGTAGVRAVQGKHPHARK; translated from the coding sequence ATGCACTCCCCTCTCCTCCCCCGCCCCGGCCTCCGCCGCCTGCTCCTGCCCGCTCTCGCTGTCGCGCTCGCCTTCAGCCTCGCCGGCTGCGTCGGCATGTGGGGCCAGCGCCGCCACCACGAGTCCAGCAGCGTCGTCCAGTTCCTCTACCCCGACCAGGACCTACCCTTCGTGCAACCGGCCATTCCCACGCTGCGTCTGCCGCTGCGGATCGGCGTGGCCTTTGTGCCGGCGGGCTTGTCCGGCGGTCGCGGCTTCAGTCACATTCAGGCCAATTTCACCGAACTGCAGAAGACCGAGCTCATGCGCAAGGTGTCCGCCCAGTTCAAGACCCTGCCCTTTGTTCAATCCATCGAGATCATCCCGGCCACCTACCTGCGACCGGGCGGCGGCTTCACCAATCTCGACCAGCTGCGCACGATGCTCGGCATCGATGTGATCGCGCTGATCGCCTACGATCAGGCCCAGAGTTCGGACGACACCGAGGCAAGCCTGGCTTACTGGACCATCGTCGGCAGCTATGTTGTCCCGGGGCAGCGCAACTCCACCCACACGCTCATGGAGGCCGCGGTCTACGACATCCCCAGCCGCAGCCTCCTCTTCCGTGCCCCCGGCACGAGCACGATCCAGAATCACGCCACTCTTGTCCGCAACGCCCACGAGCTGAAAAAATCCTCCGCCGCCGGCATCGAGCAAGCCTCGGCCCAGATGACGGCGGCCCTCGCCCAGGAACTTGAACTCTTTAAGGTCCGGGCCCGGGAGGAACCGGCCACGGTCAAGATCGAGCACAAGCCGGGCTACACCGGCGGCGGCTCCCTGGATGCCGGTTTCAGCCTGGTGCTGCTCGTCCTGCTTGGCACGGCGGGGGTGCGCGCGGTGCAGGGCAAGCATCCCCATGCCCGCAAATGA